The following coding sequences lie in one Homalodisca vitripennis isolate AUS2020 chromosome X, UT_GWSS_2.1, whole genome shotgun sequence genomic window:
- the LOC124368574 gene encoding adhesive plaque matrix protein-like, giving the protein MKDPPQYPPQHMHQYPPQHLPQYPPQHMPQYPPQYLLQYPPQHLPQYPPQHLPQYPPQHMPQYPPQYLLQYPPQHLPQYPPQHLPQYPPQHLPQYPPQHMPQYPPQYLLQYPPQHLPQYPPQHLPQYPPQHLPQYPPQYLLQYPPQHLPQYPPQHLPQYPPQHMPQYPPQYLLQYPPQHLPQYPPQHLPQYPPQHMPQYPPQYLLQYPPQHLPQYPPQHLPQYPPHICPNILPNICSNTHPNICPNILPNICPNILPNICLNILPNICPNILPNICSNTHTPIVVV; this is encoded by the coding sequence ATGAAAGACCCCCCCCAATATCCTCCCCAACATATGCACCAATATCCTCCCCAACATCTGCCTCAATATCCTCCCCAACATATGCCCCAATATCCTCCCCAATATCTGCTCCAATACCCACCCCAACATCTGCCCCAATATCCTCCCCAACATCTGCCTCAATATCCTCCCCAACATATGCCCCAATATCCTCCCCAATATCTGCTCCAATACCCACCCCAACATCTGCCCCAATATCCTCCCCAACATCTGCCCCAATATCCTCCCCAACATCTGCCTCAATATCCTCCCCAACATATGCCCCAATATCCTCCCCAATATCTGCTCCAATACCCACCCCAACATCTGCCCCAATATCCTCCCCAACATCTGCCTCAATATCCTCCCCAACATCTGCCCCAATATCCTCCCCAATATCTGCTCCAATACCCACCCCAACATCTGCCCCAATATCCTCCCCAACATCTGCCTCAATATCCTCCCCAACATATGCCCCAATATCCTCCCCAATATCTGCTCCAATACCCACCCCAACATCTGCCCCAATATCCTCCCCAACATCTGCCTCAATATCCTCCCCAACATATGCCCCAATATCCTCCCCAATATCTGCTCCAATACCCACCCCAACATCTGCCCCAATATCCTCCCCAACATCTGCCTCAATATCCTCCCCACATATGCCCCAATATCCTCCCCAATATCTGCTCCAATACCCACCCCAACATCTGCCCCAATATCCTCCCCAACATCTGCCCCAATATCCTCCCCAACATCTGCCTCAATATCCTCCCCAACATATGCCCCAATATCCTCCCCAATATCTGCTCCAATACCCACACGCCCATAGTTGTTGTATAA
- the LOC124369569 gene encoding angiotensin-converting enzyme-like produces MTLTLILEPNTMLMLTYRTGSGARQTLRLWYQCITNGFQTYRLKEQGVAPPVDRDDTDFDPGAKYHVNADLQYIMYVVSGIVEFQLHKSVCIAAGQYDPNNSTSNHLYLCDIYEKPDAGNKLKSMMALGKSHVWPDALEKVTGQRVMDAQPLLDYFQPLYQWLVKENNRSNEYIGWKSKQKRCYKKGIPACRIQDSCRYS; encoded by the exons ATGACACTGACTTTGATCCTGGAGCCAAATACCATGTTAATGCTGACTTACCGAACGGGCAGTGGGGCCCGTCAAACGCTGCGGCTCTGGTATCAATGTATAACGAATGGCTTTCAAACTTACAGGTTAAAGGAACAAGGTGTCGCACCGCCTGTAGATCGAGATGACACTGACTTTGATCCTGGAGCCAAATACCATGTTAATGCTGACTTACAGTATATCAT GTACGTTGTGAGCGGAATTGTAGAGTTTCAACTTCACAAATCAGTGTGCATTGCTGCTGGGCAATATGATCCAAATAATTCTACAAGCAATCATCTGTACCTATGTGATATATACGAGAAACCCGATGCCGGTAACAAACTGAA GAGCATGATGGCTTTGGGAAAATCTCATGTGTGGCCGGATGCCTTGGAGAAGGTTACAGGACAAAGAGTGATGGATGCTCAACCACTTCTAGACTATTTCCAGCCTCTCTACCAGTGGcttgtaaaagaaaacaataggAGCAATGAGTATATCGGCTGGAAATCCAAACAAAAAC GTTGCTATAAGAAAGGAATACCAGCATGCAGAATTCAAGATTCCTGCCGCTATTCATAG